ATGTATCTGTACCCTTGATTCCAACATGGCCGATGCCGATGGCTTCCCCATGCTTCTGTGCTTGAGCACAGAGCTTGACCATCTGATTGTACACGTGATTTCTGGAAGACCGGCTGTCGTCCAGAAACGTATCTCTGACACCGTACCGCAGCTGCATTTCTTCTGCTAGTTCAGGGATAACGGACTCACTGCTTGTGCCACTGTCAATAATGTAAAGGTCATTTTCCTTTGCAACTTCAAGTATAGCCTTCATAATCCGCTCATTACCTACGATATTTGAACCCATATGATTGTTCAGACCCTTGGCGTAAGGAACGTCATCAATAGCCATTTGCACACGTTTTTTAACTTCTTCGGTGGAAAGATTTGACGTGATCGGCATTGGACCGAGCCATGAAGCTTTCCCTCTTTTAGGTTCAAGTGGCATATGAACAATTACCTCAAAACCGGACTCGTGGGCTTTTACAGCTTGTTCAGTCGATTCATCCAAGAACGGCATCACAGCAACAGTGATTGGGATATCAGCCTTCAAAAACCGATACACACCACCTGTATTGCCACCGAAATCATCAATAATAATAGCCACCTTTGCCTCCTGATCAGAGGAATTACCGCCTGAAGCTGAAGGAGCCAGAGCAGTAAAAAGGACCGCGAGCGAAAAAATCATAACAAGAAAGTATTTGAGCTGTAAAGGGGTTCGGTTCATCGTGTACTCTCCTTGCCTGACATAATGTAAAACGTATTTGTACACTAGTATAGCCGAGACAGGAAGATATACTTATCTGCCAAACGAAAAAAACGCCGGACCGGCGTTTTACTTTTGATTTGGAAAAGCTGTATTCAACTGACCGCGCAGCATTTTTTTTCTGAGCTGTTCTCTGTTCTCCCCCTGTTTTTCCTGTTTGCGTATTTCAAACGTCTGCATGCCGTCTTCCATTTTGTTTGCGATATCAACAAGGCGTTCTACGTCCATAAACGAGTATTTCCTCGTTCCGCCCTTTGAGCGTTCCGGCCTGATGAGCTTCCGCTGTTCATAGTAACGGATCTGTCTCTCAGACAATCCCGTGAGCTCACTTACAACCCCGATGCTGATGACTTTCTTTTCTTTATAAGAGTTCATCGTATCCCTTCCCTTTGCCGGCATGCTTCTTTGTGATTATTATAGCAGGAAAGAACAAAAATGCCTGGGTTATGTAAGATTATCTGACAGGGGAGTTCGTGAAAGGCCGAACCTGCCTTTCACGAACTCCCCGAAGCGCTGAGTGGAGCCGGTGTATGAGCAGGTAAGGCGCAATTCCCTGCCTGCGCCACCGGAGAAATCTCTCGGGCACTGGGCTGCGCTTTTATTACCTCGTTGACTAAATGCAGCAGTTTTTGGGAAAACAGCGTGATGGAAAGTCAGAAAACTGCGCTCAGACCTTTCAGGGGAGGGGAAATAGAAAAGGCAAAGGCGGCTGCCCTTGCCTGCATCAGTATCATCCGCTGTTATTATTGTCACTGCGGTTTAAACTTTCTTTTAACAGGTCTTTCAGTTCTCTGACTTCTTTTCGAAGTTCCTTTACTTCTTCTTTTGTTTCGTCGATTTCTTCTGTTTCAGCAGCCTCAGCCTTTTCAACGTTGTTGACGATAACACCGATAAAGAGGTTGAAGACAACAAACGTACCTACGAGAACGAAGGAAACGAAGTAAACCCATGACCATGGAAGTTCCTCAAAGATCGGTCTCATTACCTGGCTTGCCCATGATTCGAGAGTTACAACTTGGAACAATGTTAAAAGGGACAGCTGTAACGAGCCGAAATATTCCGGTGATACGTTCTGAAACAACATTGTTCCTGTTACTGCGAATATATAGAAGATAATACTCATTAAAAGCAGAATGTTACCCAGAGCCGGAATGGTCAGGAGCAGTGCATCCACGAGTCTCCGTAAGGAAGGAATGACTGAGATGGCACGAAAGACCCGGAGTACCCTGAGGATTCGCAGAACCGTAACAAAGTACGCACCGGCAAGTAAATAACCGCTTAGTACAATAATGAAGTCAAACCAGTTCCACCCGCTTTTAAAGAAGGTTCCCATCGTTCTGGCGGCAAAGAGACGCAGAAGGATTTCCACTGTAAAAATATACAGAAGAATACGGTCAATCGTCAGAAAGGCAGAGCGGTATTCGGAATAAAGGTGCGGGTATGTTTCAAGACCCACGACAACGGCATTAAATAAAATAAACGTAATGACAACGGCAGTGAAATATTTATGTTCCACGAGTGTGTCAAGTTTTTGTTTCCACTGGGGCATTGGTTTTGACATTCAATTCTCTCCTCGAAAAAAATCGCTAACGAAATAATCCTCTATTATTCTACTAAAATAACA
This DNA window, taken from Alteribacter keqinensis, encodes the following:
- a CDS encoding divergent polysaccharide deacetylase family protein, which produces MNRTPLQLKYFLVMIFSLAVLFTALAPSASGGNSSDQEAKVAIIIDDFGGNTGGVYRFLKADIPITVAVMPFLDESTEQAVKAHESGFEVIVHMPLEPKRGKASWLGPMPITSNLSTEEVKKRVQMAIDDVPYAKGLNNHMGSNIVGNERIMKAILEVAKENDLYIIDSGTSSESVIPELAEEMQLRYGVRDTFLDDSRSSRNHVYNQMVKLCAQAQKHGEAIGIGHVGIKGTDTFNGISDALNYLQEKNVVIVPVSELIPTELELDPSKFWQHGGDKNDTKQQ
- a CDS encoding ion transporter, which produces MSKPMPQWKQKLDTLVEHKYFTAVVITFILFNAVVVGLETYPHLYSEYRSAFLTIDRILLYIFTVEILLRLFAARTMGTFFKSGWNWFDFIIVLSGYLLAGAYFVTVLRILRVLRVFRAISVIPSLRRLVDALLLTIPALGNILLLMSIIFYIFAVTGTMLFQNVSPEYFGSLQLSLLTLFQVVTLESWASQVMRPIFEELPWSWVYFVSFVLVGTFVVFNLFIGVIVNNVEKAEAAETEEIDETKEEVKELRKEVRELKDLLKESLNRSDNNNSG
- a CDS encoding MerR family transcriptional regulator, whose protein sequence is MNSYKEKKVISIGVVSELTGLSERQIRYYEQRKLIRPERSKGGTRKYSFMDVERLVDIANKMEDGMQTFEIRKQEKQGENREQLRKKMLRGQLNTAFPNQK